The Clostridium botulinum BKT015925 genome includes the window TAATTGGGTAACATGTGAGAGGCTCTTATTGTACCACTCAACGTAATAATTATTTTATCCCTTTCAGATTCTTGTTCCCATATTGATGTTTTGTTTTTTAATGTAATTGTATTTTCAATAAAAGGTTTAAGCTCTTTGATTAAATGATGTCTTAAATCTATTAAATTCATAATTCACCTATTATTCATAATAAAAATTAATTATTAATTCATTATAACATATCAACTAAACTCTAAAAACATGACAAATGTCATTTTTCTATAGTTTATTATGTTATAAAATGAATAAGTTGTCTAATAAGACTATAAATTCTTTTAGACAATTAAACTTAAATTGGTTCTGTTAATTAATTATGAAAGCATAGCTTTAAAAATCATAAAATTACTATATGACTTATTTTAAATAATAAAAATTATACGATTAATATTTTGTGGTATGACAAAAAAGCCTATCCATTATAGATTTTAAAAATAAATAGACTTAATTAAAAGCGATAGCGCTAGCCGTTAGGCAGCTAATAACCAATTATTTTTAGCTTTAACTGGGTAACTAATTCCCACTACTTCAGATGGTGTTAAATTACGTAGTGATGAGTGGTTACGCACAAAATTATAGTGAAATATAAACACTGATATTAGTTTATTGGCACTATTAAATGAGTTAAAGCCTTTTAAACCTTTATACCAAGACTTAAATGTTTTGTTAAATGACTCAATGATATTGTTTGAAATATCATCCATAAAAGATTGTACTTTTATGTGTAATGTATCTTGGAATACTGATTTTATTGGAATATTGTAAGATGGTAATCTATCAGTAACTATGGCTCTAGGAGATCCTAATTTCTTAGCATCGTTAAAAAGGCTAAAAGCTTGTTTAGCATCTCTATATGGGGATAGATGATAAGAGATAATTAATCGACTTTCTGAGTCTATAACAAGCCATAGATAATGTTTCTTGCCATTTATAAATACAACAGTTTCATCTGCGTGCCATTCATCAGAATCTGATAAGTCAATATTATAAAATAAATTATCAGATTTCAATTTGAAATATGCAGCAAATTTTTTAGTCCAACTTGCAATAGTAACATGAGATACTTTTACATTAAATGTTCTAAACAAATATTGAGATATACGTCTTGTAGAACTTTCATTAAGAAAGTAAAGGTCTAAAGCCATTAATATAATATGAATTGGAAAGCGCATACCTTTAAAATTAAGTTTACCTTGGATAGTGGTATTGCTTGAAGGATCTATAGCCGTAGGCTTCGCCACAAAAAAACTATGATTACATTTTTTATCGTTACAACGATAATTGATATAATTTGAGTAATTATGATGAATAAAGGTTCCTTTGTTACAGATAGGACAACGAGGGTAATCCTTGAGCTGACGCTCTTTCGGCATAGCCGATGGTGCAAATTGTCTTTTACACTCTTTGCATTGATATTTTTGATTTCCTTCTTTGTCTTTTCCAAACTTATATAGGTTATGGCTGTGACATCTAGGACAGGTAATTTTTTTATTAGCTTTGTTCATTGATTCCTCTCTCCTTTCTGGGAGGTAATATGTTTGTGAGAAATCTATTATATTTCAATAGGCCGAGGGGAATCAATGTTCATATAACTTAACAGAACGCTTAAATGTATAAGGAGAATATGTATGAAAAAAAGCAATTCAAAAATTTTATCAGCATGGGAGAAGATTATTAAAGAGCCAACAGTATGGCAGCATTTATCTATAGAAAAATCAGCATTTTATTTTAAGACAGATGATAAAAAAATTTTTTTAAGTAGTTTCAGGGATAAAGATTTACCAGCTTCTCCGTATTCATTGACCTTAATAGGAAAGATTTTAACAAAATTAAGTACCTTTGCAAATATAATGTCTAAACGTCCTGGTACTGAAGAAGTTACTTTTTATTCTATTTTAAAGACTCCTGAAAATAAGTGGTTTGGATCTTATTTTGATAGAAAAATATTAGATATAGTATCACCTCCTATAACTTGGAGACGTATTGAGATAGAAAACTTAATCAAAAGTATTATAAGGAAATACATATTTGATTACAACGAATCTTTTGCTTTTGTTGATATTGGATCTGGTGGTGGATTTGATAGTTTAGAAATAGAAAGAGTTATCTTAAACATGAACTCTATTTTGGGTGAAGACATTTTACCCCAAAAATATAATATTTTAAATATAGATATTGACTCAAAATGGTTAAACAATAATGAAAACTTAAGTAAATGTATTTTTGGCGATAAATCAAGAATAAAAAGATGCAATATATCTATATTTGATTATTTAAATGAAAAATCTTATATCAAAGAATTTTCTTCACAAAATAATTTAATAGTTTCATGTAATGGATTTGCAGAATTTTTAAGTGATGAGAATTTAAAAAAATTATATATGGGAATACGTTATATGACAGATACATTTTCAGGTAGAATACATATTATACTTCCTTTTGCTAATAAGAATAAGAAACAAGAAGAGCTTGGTAATAAAATTGGTTTTAAATTTAGAGCTAAAGAAAAAGAGTATATGATAAATTTAATTAATGATATATTTAGTGATTTTAAAGTATCATTTACTGAAAAACATAGTCAAATAGTTCTTCTTATAGAAAAATAACAGGATTTTTAATCGATAATATATTTAATTAAATAATTTTAAAATATGGATTACGATATTAAAGTAACCTCATGCATAAGCATGAGGTTATAATTCGGGGATGTAGGTTGATTTGTGTAAAAACAAATTAACCTACATCTTTTTTGTATGGAAGATTGGTTAGTTTGGAATAATATACTTATAAGAATTTAGGAGGAATCTAAATGAGAAATTTTGAAGTACCTGATTTTGATTACAAAGAAGAAGTTAAGAAATGCAAAAGTTTAGATGATGTTATGGGTAAAAACGGATTAATACAAAGAATGTTAAAAGACGTTATTCAAAATATATTGGAAGCAGAAATGGAAGATCATTTGGGAAGAGATAAATATGAAAGAAATTCTGAAAATAATAGTAAAAATTATCGCAATGGCTATAGTAAAAAGAATATACGCAGTAGCTTTGGAGATATAGATGTAGATATTCCAAGGGATAGAAATGCTGAATTCGAACCAAAAGTAATTAAAAAGTATGAAACTGTTTGCAATGAACTAGACAAAAAGGTTATTGGTCTTTATGCACGGGGTATGTCTACACGTGATATACAAGCGGAAATAGAAGACCTTTATGGGATTACTATATCACCATCAATGGTATCAAAAATCACTGATAAGGTAATTGGCGCAGCCACTGCGTGGCAAAACAGAACATTGGATAGAATTTATCCTATAGTATATATGGATGCTATGCATTTTAAAGTAAGAGATGACAATAGAATTGTTAGTAAAGCAGCATACATATGTATGGCATATGATATGAGTGGTCATAAAGATATTTTAGGTATTTGGGTTGGAGAATCCGAAGGAGCGAAGTTTTGGTTGTCAGTATGCAATGATTTGAAGAATAGAGGTGTTAAACAAATACTAATTGCATGTATGGATGGGCTTAGAGGTTTACCAGATGCTATAAAAACCGTTTATCCAGAAGTAAGTATACAAACATGTATAGTACATCAAATTAGAAATTCTCTGAAATACATAGCGTCAAAAGATAAGAAAGAATTCATTAAAGATTTAAAATTAATTTATAAAGCAACTACCGAAGAGCTAGCGCTCCTAGAACTTGATAATCTCAAGGAAAAATGGGGTTCTAAGTACGGTATAGTTATTGATTCTTGGTATAATAATTGGGATAATTTATCCACATTCTTCGAATTTTCACCTGAGATTAGAAAAATGATATATACTACAAATGCCCTAGAAGGATTTAATAGACAGATTAGAAAATTTACTAAAACCAGAACCGTATTTCCTACGGATGAATCCTTAAAAAAGTCATTATATCTAGCAACCATGGAGATAATGGAAAAATGGACTTCACCAAGACAAAATTGGGCTCTTACACTAGGTCAATTAACAATTACATTTGGTAATAAAATAGATGAATTTTTAGCATAATAGCTTGTACTTTTTAGAAATTTTATGTATATTTAAAACTTTATTACACACACTATAATTAGATATAATTAGCCATTATTAGTATGTTTTAAATTTAAAAAAATATTACTAGAAAGGTGAATTTCCAGTAATATTTTCTGATACTAATTAGAAGTACACAAATCTATCTATATTCTCTATAATTCATTTTTATTTACTTATATACATCTTTTTATTAATAATCATAATTAATGTTTTAGCCATACAATCAATACCATCATTTATATAATATAATTTTTCATCATTCTTACTTAAAATATCATCATCACTTTCAAAGTCATTATACTTTTTAGATATATCCTTAATAATAACATTAGCTTTTTTAATATTCTTTCTTAGCCATTTTTTGCAAAGTTTTTTATCAAGATTATCATTATCCCAACCATCAAATTGTTCTATAAATTTATCAATTAATTCTTCATGTCCTTTATTATGTGGAATTAACCATTTCTCATTTTTTCTATTTTGTCTTTCTACTTCTTCACTTTCCTGTCTATGTGCTATTTTAAGTCTTCTACATTGCTCTATTATAAATTTTTTAGTCATTTGTAAACACCTTCTTTTATTATTTCTAATATATATAATCGTTTTAATATAATAATACTAAAATAATAAAGAATCTTTTTATAATAGATTTCTTAATAATTATTACATTTTTAATAATCATTATCATATACAAAATAAACTATTATATTTATGTAATGATACCCAAACACTTTATTTTTGTTTTGGGAGAAGCATCTCATGATTTTATATATATATTATTTATACTATTTCCTAAAGAATTACTTTCATTTTTAATGCTATTAACTATTATAGAACCTATTTGTTTTCCAAGTCTTAATCCTTGTTCGGCATCTATAGGATAATGAATTCCTGCATATACCTTAGACATAGATGCTTCTTTAGCTGTATTATTTAATTGTTCTATTTCATCTGGGAAAAAATATGATAACACTGTTGATGTCATTCCAGCTATTACTGCATGACCTACAGGATAACTTGGATCGTAACTTGATTTTAAATATGTGTTCAGCGTAGGATCTACTTGAACAGGTCTTGGAATTTGAAATTTGTATTTAAAATAATATGTTAATGCCATGGAATCATTAAATGCATTTCCCATTATGGATAATATTCTAGCCGAGTCCATAGTTGATACTCTATAACTTTTTAATAGCACACTTACATTGTTAAGATACAAAAGAATTAAGTTATCAGAACTCCAATATAATGCTATTTCTTTTTGTTTATTTGTTAAATTTGATAATATAGTTTTAAGCTGATTTAGCTGATTTACTTTAAAACTCATAGTGTCATTTGGAGTTTGTATTTCAAAAGCGATTTTATTACCTTTTAAATCATAAAATTCATCGTTGTCTCTTGTAAAAAATTTCAAAGGCCAGCTTCCTGCATCTTGACTCTCGCCAATTGGTGCAAAATTTTCACCAGGATAAGGAATCTCATCCCATTTGAACTTACTCATGATTTATCCTCCTGCTAATAATTATTGGACTTTAATATACCTGTCATATAAAGTATTTTCTTTTTATAAGCTTTTATGTGCAGAAGAATAACTTAAAATAATAAAATAGATTTTAACCAAGTATACTTTTTAATTAATTTATTAAAATGAATTTTTTATATAGTGTTCTCAAACTAATATTCATTATAAATAGTTAACTCTTATTTACTTGATTTTTAGCGTAAATACTGTACAATATTAATGTTATGTGCAAAAAAGTCACATAAACCACTAAAACTATTTTATAAACTAAGGAGGAATATATGTCAATTTGGCAAACAACTAAAAAATATCTACTGGAAAATTACAAGGCTTTATTAGTTATATTTTCTATTTTAATCTTATCTATAGTTTTGAGTTTTTTTCAGCTTTTTCTTTTAATATTTTTGGAGTCATCACATGTGGTAATGTTTTTGATTATATTAATAGATATACTACTCTTTTTAGGTATTCTTAAAATTGGCTTTAAAACATTTAAAAATACTACTTATTTCGATAAAGCATTATCTATAATTTTTGGATTAATGGTTTATTTAAGTCTAATGTTTCAATTTGCCATAATCTTTTTTACATATTATTTAACAAATGACTCTTTCAACATAATTCCAGAACCTCAAATTACAGCTATATTTAATGATACCCAGAAAGATACTTCTAATGTATTACAAATAGTTAGATTAATATTAAATTATGTATTTCCTAATTTTTTCAAATACCCTACAGCAACAGGACTTGTTGTAGTAATTCAATTCTTTTTAGGTAAATTCACTGATTTATTTATTTTAGCTTATATAGTAAAGAAATTAAAAAACGAATAGGCTCTAAGTTTATTCGTTTCATACTTAATATCTTTCGTATTACTCATTTGAATCTACTTCTTTTTCTGGTTTATAAGTATTAAATATCTCGATACTATCGAAATTTTCTTTATCTTCTATACCTAATGTATCATTTACAACTGCTTCAGGTGTTACTATATCTTCTAATAATTTCATACAGAATTCATTACGTTTCTTAAATATTTCATCATAAGCTGTCTTTAATGCTAATTCTTCAATTTCTTCTATTATTTTAGACATAAGTATTTCCTCTATAGGATAGTACAAACTATCTTCTTCTATTATACTAGGCATACCCATAGTTACTCTTTTGTGTCTTTCTATCAAACCTGTATTAGATAAAAACCTCATAGGTCTATCTATAGTAATATACATACTAGAAGATGTTATAGGATTTTTAATTCTAGTATGACATTTTATATGTAAGTAGTTAGGTGATACTACCCCACCACTATTCTTTATTCTACTGATACGTAATGTATTTGAATCTATAGCAACAAAACTTTGATTTTTAAAGTCTAAAAAATTCATTAGTTGATATATCATATTTGCTCCTTTCTGTTCTTTTAACAATATATTTTTATTATAGTTCTTCCTAATTTTTTAATAACATGTAATTAATTATATTATACCGTATAATATAGTTATCTTGTAAGATTAGCTTAAATATTCTTTATCCAAATCATAAACTAAATCAATTTAAACTATAAAAAGTATAAAACTCATAAAATAAATAAAAAAATACTAATAAAGTTCAGTGTATAATACTATTATTTAATTTTCTTAAAAACTTAGCTATAAAATATATATAAATATTTAAACCAAGTAAAAAAGGAAGGTGTCCTTAATCCCTTCCTTTTGTGATACTCTTATATAGACCAATTCTGTGCTCTTTTCATTTCATTGTACATATTATAATATCGTTTATGATTATTAATTAATTCTTCATGACTTCCTTTTTCCTCTATATAACCTTCGTTTAGTACTATAATTTGATCAGCATCTTTTATAGTGTTTAATCTATGTGCTATAACTATAACTGTTTTATTTTGTGTAAGCTTCTTTATAGATTTTCTAATTTCTAATTCATTATCTGCATCTAATGATGCAGTGGCTTCATCTAATAATACTATGGGAGCATCTTTTAATATTGCTCTAGCAATAGATATTCTTTGTTTTTCTCCTCCTGATAAAGTAGAACCACCTTCTCCAACTATAGTGTCATATTTATTTGGCATTTTTTCTATAAATTCATGGCAATTAGCAATTTTAGCAGCTTGTATTATGTCTTCTTTAGTTGCCTTTTGATTTCCTAATTTTATATTATTACATATAGTATCATTTAAAAGATATACATCTTGAAATACTATACTTATATTCTTTAATAATGCATCTGGATTGATATTCTTTATATCTTTCCCACCTATTTTTATTTTTCCTTTATTTACATCCCAAAATCTAGCTATAACACTTGTAATTGTAGTTTTCCCTGATCCAGAAGGTCCTACTAATGCTGTCATAGTACCTTCCTTTGCTTTAAAACTTAAATTATTTAAAGTATTTTCTCCTTTTTCATATTCAAAACTTACATTATCAAATTCAATATCATAATTTTTAAAGTTTTCTTTTTCATATTTATAGCTCATTTCTGGATAATTATAAGTCTGTATTAATTTTTCTGATGCTAGTTTAAGATATCTGAAGTTTCCATATTGAGCTGCAAACGCTCTTATTACATTTGTAAGAACTAAATTTATTATGATAAATGTTAAGAATTCTCTTTTATCAATACTTCCAGCGCCAAATTTTGTT containing:
- a CDS encoding IS256-like element ISCbo4 family transposase, which translates into the protein MRNFEVPDFDYKEEVKKCKSLDDVMGKNGLIQRMLKDVIQNILEAEMEDHLGRDKYERNSENNSKNYRNGYSKKNIRSSFGDIDVDIPRDRNAEFEPKVIKKYETVCNELDKKVIGLYARGMSTRDIQAEIEDLYGITISPSMVSKITDKVIGAATAWQNRTLDRIYPIVYMDAMHFKVRDDNRIVSKAAYICMAYDMSGHKDILGIWVGESEGAKFWLSVCNDLKNRGVKQILIACMDGLRGLPDAIKTVYPEVSIQTCIVHQIRNSLKYIASKDKKEFIKDLKLIYKATTEELALLELDNLKEKWGSKYGIVIDSWYNNWDNLSTFFEFSPEIRKMIYTTNALEGFNRQIRKFTKTRTVFPTDESLKKSLYLATMEIMEKWTSPRQNWALTLGQLTITFGNKIDEFLA
- a CDS encoding phosphatase PAP2 family protein, which encodes MSKFKWDEIPYPGENFAPIGESQDAGSWPLKFFTRDNDEFYDLKGNKIAFEIQTPNDTMSFKVNQLNQLKTILSNLTNKQKEIALYWSSDNLILLYLNNVSVLLKSYRVSTMDSARILSIMGNAFNDSMALTYYFKYKFQIPRPVQVDPTLNTYLKSSYDPSYPVGHAVIAGMTSTVLSYFFPDEIEQLNNTAKEASMSKVYAGIHYPIDAEQGLRLGKQIGSIIVNSIKNESNSLGNSINNIYIKS
- a CDS encoding IS6 family transposase — encoded protein: MNKANKKITCPRCHSHNLYKFGKDKEGNQKYQCKECKRQFAPSAMPKERQLKDYPRCPICNKGTFIHHNYSNYINYRCNDKKCNHSFFVAKPTAIDPSSNTTIQGKLNFKGMRFPIHIILMALDLYFLNESSTRRISQYLFRTFNVKVSHVTIASWTKKFAAYFKLKSDNLFYNIDLSDSDEWHADETVVFINGKKHYLWLVIDSESRLIISYHLSPYRDAKQAFSLFNDAKKLGSPRAIVTDRLPSYNIPIKSVFQDTLHIKVQSFMDDISNNIIESFNKTFKSWYKGLKGFNSFNSANKLISVFIFHYNFVRNHSSLRNLTPSEVVGISYPVKAKNNWLLAA
- a CDS encoding ABC transporter ATP-binding protein codes for the protein MLDDIKNLLGEERKKLRKPLILLTIDTLFNMVFYSILYFVLLDLIRNNLSFSKIKTYSIIMIIAFIARAIVNAKGYTGIQEKGARAIEKMRISLGDHIRNINLGFFNKNSIGSLSNIMTNDLQEFEIVITHSTPDLIKTVFLSAYLLIITFFIDIQLAIIQLAFIGIAMPIILLGGRKVSNIAKQKKKVINDVISRMVEYINGIQVFKSYNLVGEKFQRLEKSFRDFKTQSIRTEISIVPFVLIFQIIVDISFPILLLIATTKFGAGSIDKREFLTFIIINLVLTNVIRAFAAQYGNFRYLKLASEKLIQTYNYPEMSYKYEKENFKNYDIEFDNVSFEYEKGENTLNNLSFKAKEGTMTALVGPSGSGKTTITSVIARFWDVNKGKIKIGGKDIKNINPDALLKNISIVFQDVYLLNDTICNNIKLGNQKATKEDIIQAAKIANCHEFIEKMPNKYDTIVGEGGSTLSGGEKQRISIARAILKDAPIVLLDEATASLDADNELEIRKSIKKLTQNKTVIVIAHRLNTIKDADQIIVLNEGYIEEKGSHEELINNHKRYYNMYNEMKRAQNWSI